In Nocardia yunnanensis, one DNA window encodes the following:
- the hisG gene encoding ATP phosphoribosyltransferase has protein sequence MLRVAVPNKGALSESAVAILSEAGYRKRGDSRDLSVLDPANQVEFYFLRPKDIAIYVGSGELDLGITGRDLALDSGAPVQERLALGFGRSTFRYAAPAGRDWKVEDLDDKRIATSYPNLVLQDLAARGIQAEVIRLDGAVEISIQLGVADAIADVVGSGRTLRQHNLVAFGDSLCDSEGVLIEAKGADREDKARNQLVARIQGVVFAQQYLMLDYDCPKALLDEAVRITPGLESPTIAPLTDPEWVAVRALVPRKNGNELMDQLADLGAKAILATDIRSCRAF, from the coding sequence ATGCTTCGCGTCGCCGTCCCCAACAAGGGCGCCCTGTCCGAATCCGCCGTCGCCATCCTGTCCGAGGCGGGCTACCGCAAGCGCGGCGATTCCCGCGATCTGAGCGTGCTCGACCCGGCCAACCAGGTCGAGTTCTACTTCCTGCGGCCCAAGGACATCGCCATCTACGTCGGCTCCGGCGAGCTCGACCTCGGCATCACCGGCCGCGATCTGGCGCTGGATTCCGGTGCGCCCGTGCAGGAACGGCTCGCCCTCGGCTTCGGCCGCTCCACCTTCCGCTACGCCGCCCCGGCCGGGCGCGACTGGAAGGTCGAGGACCTAGACGACAAGCGCATCGCCACCTCCTACCCGAACCTGGTGCTGCAGGATCTGGCCGCGCGCGGCATTCAGGCCGAGGTCATCCGCCTCGACGGCGCGGTCGAGATCTCCATTCAGCTCGGTGTCGCCGACGCCATCGCCGACGTGGTCGGCTCCGGGCGCACCCTGCGCCAGCACAACCTGGTCGCCTTCGGGGACTCGCTGTGCGATTCCGAGGGCGTGCTGATCGAGGCCAAGGGCGCCGACCGCGAGGACAAGGCCCGCAACCAGCTCGTGGCCCGCATCCAGGGCGTGGTGTTCGCCCAGCAGTACCTGATGCTGGACTACGACTGCCCCAAGGCGCTGCTGGACGAGGCCGTGCGCATCACCCCGGGCCTGGAGTCGCCGACCATCGCCCCGCTCACCGATCCCGAATGGGTCGCGGTGCGCGCGCTGGTGCCGCGCAAGAACGGCAACGAGCTCATGGACCAGTTGGCGGATCTGGGCGCCAAGGCCATTCTGGCCACCGACATCCGCTCCTGCCGCGCCTTCTGA
- a CDS encoding NAD(P)/FAD-dependent oxidoreductase: MAPAKIVIVGGGFAGVECARYLERRVGPEEAEIQLVTPDAGLLYLPLLPQVASGALNPRSVSVPLRRVLRRTEVIPGMAVGVDPETRQVIVRRHSGEECAYGFDQLVLSPGSITRIQDVPGLHEHGFGMKTLSEAMYLRDHVLRQLDVAAVRGEEDIDRERLNFVTIGAGYAGTETTAVLNKVCQAAARRYFPQAESTMVRWHLVTHGDRIMPELGERLGADAKKILAQQGIELVSGASAQEVTARGVTLTDGRHIPTRTVLWTAGVAPSPLAGHLGADTDHGRIVVNPDFSVPGLRGVWALGDAAAVPDLAAGDGKTCPPTAQHAMRQGKHMAKNLLATLRGGPVKPYRHPDLGLVVDLGGKDALARPLKIGLQGLPAQFVTRGYHLGALRTVVARSRVAFDWAVHGLSGDDFLRIGYGDYPTHTIGGFEQTGCYLSPEEVELRLKKLCEPGSHGNWLA; the protein is encoded by the coding sequence ATGGCACCAGCGAAGATCGTGATTGTCGGCGGTGGTTTCGCGGGCGTGGAATGCGCCCGCTATCTGGAACGCCGTGTCGGACCCGAAGAAGCGGAAATCCAACTCGTCACCCCCGACGCGGGCCTGCTGTATCTGCCGCTGCTGCCGCAGGTCGCTTCCGGCGCGCTCAATCCGCGCTCGGTGTCGGTGCCGCTGCGGCGGGTGCTGCGGCGCACCGAGGTGATTCCCGGCATGGCCGTCGGCGTGGACCCCGAGACCCGGCAGGTCATCGTGCGCCGGCACTCCGGCGAGGAATGCGCCTACGGCTTCGACCAATTGGTGCTGTCGCCCGGCAGCATCACCCGCATCCAGGACGTCCCCGGACTGCACGAGCACGGGTTCGGGATGAAAACCCTGTCGGAGGCCATGTACCTGCGCGACCACGTGCTACGGCAACTGGACGTCGCCGCGGTGCGCGGCGAGGAGGACATCGACCGCGAGCGGCTCAACTTCGTCACCATCGGCGCGGGCTACGCCGGCACCGAGACCACCGCGGTGCTCAACAAGGTCTGCCAGGCCGCCGCGCGCCGCTACTTCCCGCAGGCCGAATCCACCATGGTGCGCTGGCATCTGGTCACCCACGGCGACCGGATCATGCCCGAACTCGGCGAACGCCTCGGCGCGGACGCGAAAAAGATTCTGGCACAACAGGGTATCGAGCTCGTCTCCGGCGCCTCCGCCCAGGAGGTCACCGCGCGCGGCGTCACCCTCACCGACGGCCGGCACATCCCGACCCGCACGGTGCTGTGGACCGCCGGGGTCGCGCCCAGCCCGCTGGCCGGGCACCTGGGCGCCGACACCGACCACGGGCGCATCGTCGTCAACCCCGACTTCAGCGTGCCGGGACTGCGCGGCGTCTGGGCCCTCGGCGACGCGGCCGCCGTCCCGGATCTGGCCGCGGGCGACGGCAAAACCTGCCCGCCCACCGCCCAGCACGCCATGCGCCAGGGCAAGCACATGGCCAAGAACCTGCTCGCCACCCTGCGCGGCGGCCCGGTCAAGCCCTACCGGCATCCGGACCTGGGGCTGGTGGTCGACCTCGGCGGCAAGGACGCGTTGGCGCGCCCGCTGAAGATCGGATTGCAGGGCCTGCCCGCGCAATTCGTCACCCGCGGCTATCACCTGGGCGCGCTGCGCACCGTCGTCGCCCGCAGCCGGGTGGCCTTCGACTGGGCGGTGCACGGGCTCAGCGGCGACGACTTCCTGCGCATCGGCTACGGCGACTATCCGACCCATACCATCGGCGGTTTCGAGCAGACCGGGTGCTATCTGTCCCCCGAGGAAGTCGAGCTGCGGTTGAAGAAACTGTGCGAACCGGGCTCGCACGGCAACTGGCTCGCATGA
- a CDS encoding HalD/BesD family halogenase — translation MVAVGGWGDASETDGAAEEVVPLGGHAVPGVDGTRYPLHEPGGQRWQAAVTAARAELAADGCCVLRGFIRPELLGTLRSEGAALAPHAYYTVQDVNAYNIPLDTQLPEDHPGRIVLRRGNAFVARDLIPRQALIHQLYTDTRFQRFVADCFGLTELHEYTDPLAGLCLNVVAPGNSHPWHFDTNEFTVSMLTQEPEDGGVFEYCPNIRSREAENLADVRAVLTGGGERFIRRLELRPGDLQLFQGRFSLHRVAPVAGAVQRHSAIFAYSDTPGLIGTAERTRQLFGRVLPDHLAVGEIRGDQLLD, via the coding sequence ATGGTTGCGGTTGGGGGTTGGGGTGACGCGTCCGAGACCGATGGGGCTGCCGAAGAGGTGGTACCGCTAGGCGGGCACGCCGTGCCCGGAGTGGACGGGACGCGGTATCCGTTGCACGAGCCCGGCGGGCAGCGGTGGCAGGCCGCGGTGACGGCGGCGCGCGCCGAACTGGCCGCCGACGGGTGCTGTGTGCTGCGGGGATTCATTCGGCCGGAGTTGTTGGGCACCTTGCGATCCGAGGGCGCCGCGCTGGCGCCGCACGCCTACTACACGGTGCAGGACGTCAACGCCTACAACATTCCCCTCGATACGCAACTGCCCGAGGACCATCCCGGGCGAATCGTGTTGCGGCGCGGAAACGCTTTCGTGGCAAGGGATCTCATTCCCCGCCAGGCCCTGATTCACCAGCTCTACACCGATACCCGCTTCCAGCGGTTCGTGGCCGACTGCTTCGGGCTGACGGAACTGCACGAGTACACCGATCCGCTGGCGGGCCTGTGCCTCAACGTCGTCGCGCCCGGGAACTCGCATCCGTGGCATTTCGACACCAACGAATTCACCGTCAGCATGCTCACCCAGGAACCGGAAGACGGTGGGGTGTTCGAGTATTGCCCCAATATCCGCTCCCGGGAGGCGGAGAACCTCGCGGACGTGCGGGCGGTGCTGACCGGGGGCGGGGAGCGATTCATCCGGCGGCTCGAGCTGCGCCCGGGGGATCTGCAGCTGTTCCAGGGGAGATTCTCGTTGCATCGGGTCGCGCCCGTAGCCGGTGCGGTGCAACGACATTCGGCGATCTTCGCCTACAGCGACACCCCGGGACTGATCGGCACCGCCGAACGGACCCGGCAGCTGTTCGGGCGGGTGCTGCCGGATCATCTGGCCGTCGGGGAGATCCGCGGCGATCAACTGCTCGACTGA
- the arc gene encoding proteasome ATPase, which translates to MSPIEHSDSAAWRELEAVRAEAAALRRQLADTPDRTRELEARVDSLTIRNTKLMDTLKEARQQLVALREEVDRLGQPPSGYGVLIGVYDDQTVDVFTSGRKMRLTCSPNIDTTTLHYGQTVRLNEALTVVEAGGFDAIGEIGTLREILDDGRRALVVGHADEERVVWLSGPLTALVDVDDLEDPDRPIRKLRPGDSLLVDTKAGFAFERVPKAEVEDLVLEEVPDVNYEDIGGLSRQIEQIRDAVELPFLHKDLFREYALRPPKGVLLYGPPGCGKTLIAKAVANSLAKKIAEARGEDAKEAKSFFLNIKGPELLNKFVGETERHIRIIFQRAREKASEGTPVIVFFDEMDSIFRTRGSGVSSDVETTVVPQLLSEIDGVEGLENVIVIGASNREDMIDPAILRPGRLDVKIKIERPDAEAAQDIFSKYLTDTLPLRSDDLEEFDGDRSKCVQATIERVVDRMYAESEDNRFLEVTYANGDKEVLYFKDFNSGAMIQNIVDRAKKYAIKSVLETGNPGLSIQHLYDSIVDEFSENEDLPNTTNPDDWARISGKKGERIVYIRTLVTGKNASASRAIDTESNTGQYL; encoded by the coding sequence ATGAGCCCCATCGAACATTCGGACTCGGCGGCCTGGAGGGAACTCGAGGCAGTACGCGCCGAGGCCGCTGCACTCCGGAGGCAACTCGCCGACACGCCGGATCGCACACGGGAATTGGAAGCGCGCGTCGATTCGCTGACGATTCGCAACACCAAACTGATGGACACCTTGAAGGAAGCCCGCCAGCAACTGGTGGCGCTCCGCGAGGAAGTGGACCGCCTCGGCCAGCCACCTTCGGGCTACGGCGTCCTCATCGGCGTGTACGACGATCAGACGGTCGATGTGTTCACTTCCGGGCGCAAGATGCGGTTGACGTGTTCGCCGAACATCGACACCACCACTCTCCACTACGGGCAGACCGTACGTCTCAACGAGGCGCTGACCGTGGTCGAGGCCGGCGGTTTCGACGCCATCGGTGAGATCGGCACGCTGCGTGAGATTCTCGACGACGGCCGGCGCGCGCTGGTGGTCGGGCACGCCGACGAGGAGCGGGTGGTGTGGCTGTCCGGGCCGCTGACCGCACTGGTCGACGTGGACGATCTCGAGGATCCGGACCGCCCGATTCGCAAACTGCGGCCGGGTGATTCGCTGCTGGTCGACACCAAGGCCGGTTTCGCCTTCGAGCGCGTCCCCAAGGCCGAGGTCGAGGATCTGGTCCTGGAGGAGGTGCCGGACGTCAACTACGAGGACATCGGCGGCCTCTCGCGCCAGATCGAGCAGATCCGCGACGCGGTGGAACTGCCGTTCCTGCACAAGGATCTGTTCCGCGAGTACGCGCTGCGCCCGCCCAAGGGCGTGCTGCTCTACGGCCCTCCCGGTTGCGGTAAGACGTTGATCGCCAAGGCCGTCGCCAACTCCCTGGCCAAGAAGATCGCCGAGGCGCGCGGTGAGGATGCCAAGGAGGCCAAGTCCTTCTTCCTCAACATCAAGGGTCCCGAGCTGCTCAACAAGTTCGTGGGCGAGACCGAGCGCCACATTCGGATCATCTTCCAGCGGGCTCGCGAGAAGGCGTCCGAGGGCACCCCGGTGATCGTGTTCTTCGACGAGATGGATTCGATCTTCCGCACCCGCGGTTCGGGTGTCTCCTCCGATGTGGAGACCACCGTTGTGCCGCAGCTGCTTTCGGAGATCGACGGCGTCGAGGGCCTGGAGAACGTGATCGTGATCGGCGCCTCCAACCGTGAGGACATGATCGACCCCGCGATCCTGCGGCCCGGCCGCCTGGACGTGAAGATCAAGATCGAGCGGCCGGATGCCGAAGCGGCACAGGACATCTTCTCCAAGTACCTGACCGATACGCTGCCCCTGCGCTCCGACGATCTCGAGGAGTTCGACGGCGATCGCTCCAAGTGCGTGCAGGCCACCATCGAACGCGTGGTGGACCGCATGTACGCCGAGAGCGAGGACAACCGCTTCCTGGAGGTCACCTACGCCAACGGTGACAAGGAAGTCCTGTACTTCAAGGACTTCAATTCCGGCGCCATGATCCAGAACATCGTGGACCGGGCCAAGAAGTACGCCATCAAGTCCGTCCTCGAAACCGGCAACCCGGGCCTGAGCATCCAGCATCTCTACGATTCGATCGTGGACGAGTTCTCCGAGAACGAGGACCTGCCCAACACCACGAATCCCGATGACTGGGCGCGCATCTCGGGCAAGAAGGGCGAGCGCATCGTCTACATCCGCACCCTGGTGACGGGCAAGAACGCCAGCGCGAGCCGCGCCATCGACACCGAGTCGAACACCGGCCAGTACCTGTAG
- a CDS encoding nuclear transport factor 2 family protein: MNESTPGIEEARMDLVETRLALRELAERYAAHVDRRRDAETAALFTADGSLVVEWGDERPATATQGRAAIEATMKSLDRYRVTRHVIANQLLDFSGDAVRGETYCTASHVYDTASGPRVFIMQIRYADTFAHGGDGWLFAERRLQVDWTEDRPLNTADAE, translated from the coding sequence ATGAACGAATCGACACCCGGTATCGAGGAGGCGCGGATGGATCTGGTGGAGACTCGGCTGGCATTGCGTGAACTGGCCGAACGCTATGCCGCCCACGTCGATCGGCGGCGCGATGCCGAGACCGCGGCATTGTTCACCGCGGACGGCAGCCTGGTCGTCGAGTGGGGTGACGAGCGGCCGGCCACCGCCACGCAAGGCCGCGCGGCGATCGAGGCGACCATGAAATCGCTGGATCGCTACCGCGTCACCCGGCACGTCATCGCGAATCAACTGCTGGATTTCTCCGGCGACGCGGTGCGCGGCGAAACCTATTGCACCGCATCGCACGTTTACGACACCGCGTCGGGGCCGCGGGTGTTCATCATGCAGATCCGCTATGCCGACACCTTCGCGCACGGCGGCGACGGGTGGCTGTTCGCTGAGCGTCGGCTTCAGGTCGATTGGACCGAGGATCGTCCGCTGAACACTGCGGACGCCGAGTAG
- a CDS encoding RecB family exonuclease, whose protein sequence is MSVDVISTPETELFAPRGPALSPSRAIDFKQCPLKYRLRVIDQIPEPPSRVAVRGTVVHAVLEALFGLPAAQRDIDAATALIEPAWAGVRDGRPEVGDLIPDGELEDFLAEVRKLVGVYFRLEDPTGFDPESCETFIETELPDGTPLRGIVDRIDRAADGAVHVIDYKTGRAPGLAYETRALFQLKFYALVLLRTQGRAPEELRLMYLADGITLSYRPDPEELLRFERILSALWAAIVTAAETGEFPPSPGWMCQYCDFKRLCPEFGGTPPPFPSGPVESEPEGR, encoded by the coding sequence ATGTCGGTTGACGTGATCAGTACCCCGGAGACGGAGCTTTTCGCTCCGCGTGGTCCCGCGCTGTCCCCTTCGCGCGCAATCGATTTCAAACAGTGCCCGTTGAAGTACCGGCTGCGGGTCATCGATCAGATCCCGGAGCCGCCCTCGCGGGTGGCGGTGCGCGGCACGGTGGTGCACGCCGTGCTGGAGGCGCTGTTCGGGCTGCCGGCCGCGCAGCGTGACATCGACGCCGCCACCGCGTTGATCGAGCCCGCCTGGGCCGGGGTCCGCGATGGCCGGCCCGAAGTCGGGGATCTGATTCCCGACGGCGAGCTCGAGGACTTTCTGGCCGAGGTGCGCAAGCTGGTCGGCGTCTACTTCCGGCTCGAGGATCCCACCGGCTTCGACCCCGAATCGTGTGAGACCTTCATCGAGACCGAGCTGCCCGACGGCACCCCGCTGCGCGGCATCGTGGACCGCATCGATCGTGCCGCCGATGGCGCCGTGCATGTCATCGACTACAAGACCGGCCGCGCCCCGGGCCTGGCCTACGAGACCCGGGCGCTGTTCCAGCTCAAGTTCTACGCGCTGGTCCTGTTGCGCACCCAGGGCCGCGCGCCCGAAGAGCTGCGCCTGATGTATCTGGCCGACGGCATCACCCTGTCCTATCGCCCCGATCCGGAGGAGCTGCTGCGTTTCGAGCGGATCCTGTCGGCGCTGTGGGCGGCCATCGTCACCGCCGCCGAGACCGGTGAGTTCCCGCCCAGCCCGGGCTGGATGTGCCAGTACTGCGATTTCAAGCGACTATGCCCCGAATTCGGCGGCACCCCACCGCCTTTCCCCTCCGGCCCGGTCGAATCCGAACCGGAAGGGAGATGA
- a CDS encoding phosphoribosyl-ATP diphosphatase: MKSFEALFAELQDRAANRPEGSGTVAALDAGVHAQGKKVLEEAGEVWIAAEYQSDEELSEEISQLLYWVQVLMVGRGLRLEDVYRHL; encoded by the coding sequence GTGAAATCTTTCGAAGCCCTGTTCGCCGAGCTGCAGGATCGTGCCGCCAACCGCCCCGAGGGGTCGGGCACCGTCGCCGCCCTGGACGCCGGCGTGCATGCGCAGGGCAAGAAGGTGCTCGAGGAAGCCGGCGAGGTCTGGATCGCCGCCGAGTACCAGAGCGATGAGGAACTCTCCGAGGAGATCTCGCAGCTGCTCTACTGGGTGCAGGTGCTGATGGTGGGCCGCGGCCTGCGGCTCGAGGACGTGTACCGACATCTGTGA
- a CDS encoding choline/carnitine O-acyltransferase, translated as MSESTFAYDEQLPRVPLPTLEESCTRFLHWCAPLLTSDQYAATAAAVEDLLRPDSPARTLHADLERFDRTPGVGSWLDEFWPSRYLGRRDRIALNANFFFLFRDDTVLATSTGADQSERAAALITAAVDYKLRLDREEIPPATQRGTRLNMAQNKFLFSETRIPGAPQDTVRVPYSDEWPGHSEARHIVVFYRGNMFRMDVVGAGGAPYTPEDLAAGLRAVMKAGARRAPVNVSPGHLTTMARADWAPLYAALRPANNAAFDTIETALFCVCLEDFAPRDTLHACDQLLHGDSGNRWFDKSVSLIVFADGTAGINVEHCGLDGTTILSFVDDLLETSVSAHAERSGAQPQGLPAIEPIEFTLGPEARTEIASAAASFAQYAADTATSTVSFDFGTARAKSLRISPDALAQLSYQLAHKRSKGFNGATYESIATRQFRNGRTEAMRVITPEMLEFVAAMEDPALDRDAKLAALRAAADAHVRRAQECQRGEAPEQHLWELQWIQRRRGAQLGATEPMAFYDSPGWIVSRDDFLSTSSAPSVNIQFFGFGSTSPTCIGIAYVLLPDRWNLYLATPKHVARQMHEFAGHLKGAVAELTELLTV; from the coding sequence TTGAGCGAGAGCACCTTCGCTTACGACGAGCAGCTGCCCCGCGTGCCGCTCCCCACGCTGGAGGAGAGCTGCACCCGGTTCCTGCACTGGTGCGCGCCGCTGCTCACCTCCGACCAGTACGCCGCCACCGCGGCCGCGGTCGAGGACCTGCTGCGGCCCGACAGCCCCGCCCGCACCCTGCACGCCGACCTGGAGCGGTTCGACCGCACCCCCGGCGTCGGCAGCTGGCTCGACGAGTTCTGGCCCTCGCGCTATCTGGGCCGGCGTGACCGAATCGCGTTGAACGCCAACTTCTTCTTCCTCTTCCGCGACGACACCGTGCTGGCCACCTCCACCGGCGCCGACCAGAGCGAACGCGCCGCCGCGCTGATCACCGCGGCCGTCGACTACAAGCTGCGCCTGGACCGCGAGGAGATCCCGCCCGCCACCCAGCGCGGCACGCGACTCAATATGGCGCAGAACAAGTTCCTGTTCTCCGAGACCCGTATTCCGGGCGCGCCCCAGGACACCGTGCGCGTGCCCTACAGCGACGAGTGGCCGGGGCATTCCGAGGCCCGCCACATCGTGGTCTTCTACCGCGGCAACATGTTCCGGATGGACGTCGTCGGCGCGGGCGGTGCGCCCTACACGCCCGAGGACCTCGCCGCGGGGCTGCGGGCGGTCATGAAGGCCGGTGCGCGCCGCGCCCCCGTCAACGTCTCGCCCGGACACCTCACCACCATGGCCCGCGCCGACTGGGCGCCGCTGTACGCCGCGCTGCGCCCGGCCAACAACGCCGCCTTCGACACCATCGAGACCGCGCTGTTCTGCGTGTGCCTCGAGGACTTCGCGCCCCGCGACACCCTGCACGCCTGCGATCAACTGCTGCACGGCGACAGCGGCAACCGCTGGTTCGACAAATCGGTGTCGCTCATCGTGTTCGCCGACGGCACGGCCGGCATCAATGTCGAGCATTGCGGGCTCGACGGCACCACCATCCTGTCGTTCGTCGACGACCTGCTGGAAACCTCGGTCAGCGCGCACGCCGAACGCTCCGGGGCGCAACCGCAGGGGCTGCCCGCCATCGAACCCATCGAGTTCACCCTCGGGCCCGAGGCGCGCACCGAGATCGCCTCGGCCGCCGCGTCTTTCGCGCAGTATGCCGCCGACACGGCCACCAGCACGGTGTCGTTCGACTTCGGCACCGCCCGCGCCAAGAGCCTGCGCATCTCCCCGGACGCGCTGGCCCAGTTGAGCTATCAGCTCGCCCACAAGCGCAGCAAGGGCTTCAACGGCGCCACCTACGAATCCATCGCCACCCGGCAGTTCCGCAACGGCCGCACCGAGGCCATGCGCGTCATCACCCCGGAGATGCTGGAATTCGTTGCGGCCATGGAAGACCCGGCGCTGGATCGGGACGCCAAACTGGCCGCGCTGCGCGCCGCCGCCGACGCTCACGTGCGCCGCGCCCAGGAATGCCAGCGCGGCGAGGCCCCCGAACAGCACCTGTGGGAACTGCAGTGGATTCAGCGCCGCCGCGGCGCACAGCTGGGCGCGACCGAGCCGATGGCCTTCTACGACAGCCCCGGCTGGATCGTCTCGCGCGACGACTTCCTGTCCACCAGCTCCGCGCCGTCGGTGAACATCCAGTTCTTCGGGTTCGGGTCCACCAGCCCCACCTGCATCGGCATCGCCTACGTGCTGCTGCCCGACCGCTGGAACCTCTACCTGGCCACACCGAAGCACGTCGCGCGGCAGATGCACGAGTTCGCCGGGCACCTGAAGGGCGCGGTGGCCGAACTCACCGAACTGCTCACCGTATAA
- a CDS encoding tRNA (adenine-N1)-methyltransferase, translated as MTARRTGPFEIGDRVQLTDAKGRKFTVILEEGKEFHTHAGHIKHDDLIGSDEGSVVNSAKGTPYLALRPLLTDYVLSMPRGAAVIYPKDAAQIVHEGDMFPGAKVLEAGAGSGALTCSLLRAVGPEGKVISWEIREDHAEHAVKNVERFFGERPANWDLTLGDVADYSGEQVDRVILDMLKPWDTLETIAKVLIPGGVFLAYVATTTQLSEVVEALRRQGCWTEPAAWESMVRPWHVVGLAVRPEHRMQGHTAFLVKARRLADGVTAPRPQRRPSKG; from the coding sequence ATGACGGCCAGACGGACCGGCCCTTTCGAAATCGGTGACCGGGTACAGCTGACCGACGCCAAGGGGCGCAAGTTCACGGTGATCCTGGAGGAGGGCAAGGAGTTCCACACCCACGCCGGGCACATCAAGCACGACGACCTCATCGGCTCCGACGAGGGCAGCGTGGTGAACTCCGCCAAGGGCACCCCCTACCTGGCGCTGCGTCCGCTGCTGACCGATTACGTGCTGTCCATGCCGCGCGGCGCGGCGGTCATCTACCCCAAGGACGCCGCCCAGATCGTGCACGAGGGCGATATGTTCCCGGGCGCGAAGGTTCTGGAGGCCGGCGCCGGGTCCGGTGCGCTGACCTGCTCGCTGCTGCGCGCGGTCGGCCCGGAGGGCAAGGTCATCTCCTGGGAGATCCGCGAGGACCACGCCGAGCACGCCGTGAAGAATGTCGAGCGCTTCTTCGGCGAACGTCCGGCCAACTGGGATCTGACCCTCGGTGACGTCGCCGACTACTCCGGCGAACAGGTCGACCGGGTCATCCTCGACATGCTCAAGCCGTGGGACACCCTGGAGACGATCGCCAAGGTCCTCATCCCCGGCGGCGTCTTCCTGGCCTACGTGGCCACCACCACGCAGCTCTCGGAGGTCGTCGAGGCGCTGCGGCGGCAGGGTTGCTGGACCGAGCCCGCCGCCTGGGAGTCGATGGTGCGGCCGTGGCATGTGGTCGGTCTGGCCGTGCGCCCGGAGCATCGCATGCAGGGCCACACCGCCTTCCTGGTGAAGGCCCGCCGCCTCGCCGACGGTGTCACCGCCCCCAGGCCGCAGCGCCGCCCCTCCAAGGGCTGA
- a CDS encoding class I SAM-dependent methyltransferase → MPVSLHSSTGKASFDDIYDRPDPREYYARMTELDYQIPESAKPHFQRLLTEYRAATGIATPTVLDIGCSYGVNAALLRLDTTMAELAEHYRFDGDLDKLLARDQELLEAGEQLPGVRFLGMDASRPALDYARAAGFLHDTVHADLEAADPTEAQRATLAAADLVISTGCVGYVSERTLLRVARAHGGKLPWMAHFVLRMFDFDPIAAQLATLGYRTERVPGAYRQRRFASADEQARVLDTLAAAGIDPGEYEADGWLYAQLHLSRPAHAPVADR, encoded by the coding sequence GTGCCGGTTTCGTTGCACAGTTCTACCGGGAAAGCCTCCTTCGACGACATCTACGATCGGCCCGACCCCCGCGAGTACTACGCTCGCATGACCGAATTGGATTACCAGATACCGGAATCGGCGAAACCGCACTTCCAGCGACTGCTCACCGAATACCGGGCCGCCACCGGCATCGCCACCCCCACCGTCCTCGACATCGGCTGCTCCTACGGCGTCAACGCGGCCCTGCTGCGCCTGGACACCACCATGGCCGAACTGGCCGAGCACTACCGATTCGACGGCGACCTCGACAAACTCCTGGCCCGCGACCAGGAACTCCTCGAAGCCGGCGAGCAACTGCCCGGCGTCCGATTCCTCGGCATGGACGCCTCCCGCCCCGCCCTCGACTACGCCCGCGCCGCCGGATTCCTGCACGACACCGTGCACGCCGACCTGGAGGCCGCCGATCCCACCGAGGCGCAGCGCGCCACCCTCGCCGCCGCGGATCTGGTCATCTCCACCGGCTGCGTCGGCTACGTCTCCGAACGCACCCTGCTGCGGGTGGCCCGCGCCCACGGCGGAAAACTGCCCTGGATGGCGCATTTCGTGCTGCGCATGTTCGACTTCGACCCCATCGCCGCACAGCTGGCCACCCTCGGCTACCGCACCGAACGGGTACCCGGCGCCTACCGGCAGCGCCGCTTCGCCTCCGCCGACGAACAGGCCCGGGTGCTCGACACCCTCGCCGCCGCCGGCATCGATCCCGGTGAGTACGAAGCCGACGGCTGGCTGTACGCGCAGCTGCACCTGTCGCGCCCGGCGCACGCACCGGTCGCCGACCGCTGA